AATGGTTAAATTTATATCAAACGCAAGCAATTATAGGGAAATATTGCATATTTCCCTTGACCATCTTCAGTTCCATCACTAAAATGCGTCTCAGATTCTCCAATAGCTCAGTCGGTAGAGCGACGGACTGTTAATCCGCAGGTCCCTGGTTCGAGCCCAGGTTGGAGAGCCAAATTCTAAAAACCCACTCTAGATTGAGTGGGTTTTTTCTTTTTTAAGATTGTCTTTTATGTTTGATTTACATGAAATTGTATTTTTTGTTATCGGCTGTGCTGCTTGCCTCGCTTTTTTCATGATTTGTTTTGGTCACCATTTATTTAAAAAACAACAATATTATTCAAAACCTATTCTTACCCATTTTGAACAAAAAATGTTTGTGCGTTTAAAAGATGCCTTCCCCCAATATCATATCTTGGCTCAAGTTGCTTTTAGTGCGCTATTGACCAGTAAACAATATAAGTTTCGTGCTCGTTTTAATCGTAAAGTCACTGATTTTGTGATTGTGAATGATCATTTTCAAGTCTTAGCAATTATTGAGTTAGATGACCCAAGCCACATCGGACAAGAGCAACGAGATGCAGAACGCGATGACATGTTGCATGAAGCGGGTTATACCGTGTTCCGATATACCCAAATTCCAACCTTGCAACAATTAAGAAAAGATTTTAAAAATATACAATAAGGTCACCCCCCTCATGGGTCGTATATAACTTTGAGCTCATGACTCAATACATAAAAAACTCTCCTTGCTCAAGCATATTTCAGTGCTTTACAAGGAGAGAATATTTATTTCATTTAATTAAGGCTTTTGCGCAGTGCCATATTGGTCTGCCATGACTTCAACCAATTGATCTAATTTGATATATTTTTTAATCACCGCATCAATATCCGCTTTGCTTAACTGAGCAAATTCTTGATCACGTATCGCCCGATCTTTTAAAGTCTTTTGGTTTTGCATTTGTGGCACAAGCATTTGATGAATAATACGATCATCTTCAAGTGAAGTGACTCGTTTTTTCATAATACGTGCTTTGGCTGCTTCCACTTCTTGCTCGGTTACACCTTGATTTAAAAGTGTAGTAAAGACTTGATGAATCACTTGTGAAACTTGTGCAGATTTACCTGCTGTATAGTTGGCTTCAACTTTAATTGCACCCGAGTCAACCACATCATCTAGTTGTAACTGACTACCAAAACCATATACCAAAGCATTCTTTTCACGTAATTCTTTACCTAAACGTGAAGACAGTTGTGAATCACCTAAAATACTGTCCAATACAATCAAAGCTGGAGCATCCTTATGATATGCGCCAACAGGAATCGTTAAAATACTTTGATAATTACCAAACTCTCGTTGCTCTGATAAAGCATGTACTTTTTGTGCTTTGTACTGATCAAAATCGCCACTTAAACGCACATATTTTTCTTTACTTTTCCAATTTCCAAGTTGCTGATTCAAAATATTTTCAATGTGCTTTGCATCATATTTACCTGTAATCGCAATTTGGGCATGTTGCGTTGCAAAGAATTTTTTATACAAATCCTTCACTTGCTGATTGGTCATTGCCTTAATTTGTTTTTTTGCAAGCTCAGGTTCATAGTGATAACGCAAATCCCCCGCTTTATAGGTTTCCAATAAACGAGAAATGGTCAAAGCTGCCACTGTTTCAGGCTCTGTATAAGGTCGATCTAAAGTGGCTAAACTTTGCAATTTAATCAAATCAAACTGTGATTGTTCAAATTTAGGATTTTTCAACACCTCAACAATATATTGGAAAAAGTCGTCAAATTTTTCACTTTTCGCTGAAATTTGGATCTGAATCCCATTGTCTGCCGAAGTTGCTGTCGCCAAGCCACCTGCTTCAATCGATTTATCGGCAATGTCTTGCAAACTATATTTATCCGACGCTCTTAATAATAAATAAGATGTAAATTCAATAATTTCATCTTTATTAAATAAAGATTCCGCTGTACCAAAACCGATATTTATTGTGGCATAGGTTTTGTCATCACGGGTTGTGGTTGGAAATAACGCATATTGCATGCCATTTTTTAGCGTACCACGCTGAATTTTTTGCTCAGTTTGATTTAACAATTGCTGAGACGTTTTTACATAGTCAGCAACTTCGCTTTTATATTCATCGACTGATTTTAATGGTTCTTCTGCAACCATTTGCTGATCTAAAGTTTTACTACTTTCAGTGCTTTGTTTCTGTTCCAAGGCTTTCTTTTGTGCTTCAGGTGTCGGTTGAATGTCACCGCTAAAACGATGTTGTGCGCTTAAAAATTCTTTCAACGTTTTATTGGTTTGCTCTACGGTTAGGGCTTGAATCGCTTGCTGATCTTTAAAATATTGCGCCCAATCACCATGCGAAGACACCACATATTCACTCAGCATAGAACCGACAGAAGTGGCACTACTCAGCAGATTATCTTGGGCATTTTTCATAAGATTTTTTACGCGCTTTAACTCAACCTCAGTAAAGCTTGGATTTTTTTCAATCTCTGAAATCAAAGATTGACTAATGCGTTTTTCATCATGTTTTGGTGAATAAATTGCCCCCATAAAGACCAAGTTAAAGTCATCATCTAACCATGTGGTCGATTGCACATTGGTGGCAATGCCTGTTTCCACCATATTGGAATATAAATGACCACTGGGTTGTAAGGTATATAAATAAGGCGCTAGTGCAAGTGCTGGCTGAATCGCTTGGTTTTTCCCATTCATATAGATATTAAACTTGGCTAAATCACTGCCCTTTTGTACTAAAAATTGGCGACTTTTCACGACCGCAGAATCTAACAGCGGAACTTGCGCTTGCTGTGGTAAGGCACGTGCAGGAATCGGGCTAAAGTTTTTATCAATTTGCTTTAACACTTCGGCTTTATCAAACTTACCTGAAATCACCATCACCGCATTATTCGGTGCATACCAATCTTTATAAAATTTATTTAACTCATTCATTTTAATCGATTGTAATTCAGATAAATCACCGATAGGTAAACGCCCTAAGGACTGATTACCATAAGCGGCTTTCCACATTTGATCCATCAACACCGCAAAAGGCTGATCCATACGCACTTCACGCTCACGCATGACGATGTTAATTTCAGACGGTACATATTTTTCTTGTAGAACTAATTTATCCATACGTTCAGCTTCTAAATAAATGATCTCATTTAAAGCAGCCGCTTCAGGACGTACGATATTGGTATATTTTGTTGAATAATAATCCGTACTTGCATTGGTCATTAAGGTATAACGGTCTAAACGGCGCTGAAATTCTTCGCCTTTGACATTTTCTGTGCCTTTAAATGCCAAATGTTCAAGTAAATGTGCTAAACCGCCTTTGCCTTTGGGATCATTTAAAGAACCTGTGAAATACACAGTATTCACAAAGACCTTACTCTCTTTATCATTGGGTGCCAATAACACCCGAAAGCCGTTGTCTAGCTTATATTCTTCAATATTATGTTCAGTTTTAACTAAAACCGTTTGTGCAAAGCCTGTTGCACTGATTCCCAACAAACAAAGTGATAAAGTGAGTTTTTTGAACCGCATTAACATAGAAATTCCAGATTTTTTTGAGAAATTTTAAAAACTTATAGATAGCTTATCTTAAAAAAGCCTGAAACAAATAAACAGTAATTTTTTGAAAGCATAGCCGTTTTTTTCAACGGCTTTTGTTCTATTCTTGCTACATGAAAATTAAATTCAGATTAAATATAAAGCTCTGCCTGCATATACAGTTTGGCATAGCCTGAAATTTCAATACGATTTTCATCCAAAATTTTGCAATATAGTTGTCCGCCTCGTGCAGATGCTTGATAAGCAATCAGTTGATTTTTGCCTAATTTTTCAGCCCATAACGGGGCTAAACCTGTATGCATAGAACCAGTCACGGGATCTTCATTGATACCTTTATGAGGTGCAAAATAACGTGCAACATAATCATATTGATCAGATGCGGCCGTAATGGTGACATCAGGCTGATCTTCGTGTGCAGTAATCGTGGTACTTACTTTATAACTTTCTGCTAACTTTTGGATAGCAACTAAATTTGGCACAGCATCAATGACCGCTTGTGCTGATTCAAGCACTAAAATAAATGCTTGTGCATTTTCATACACCGCTTGAATAGGCTGATCAATAACATGATGAAGTAAGTCTGGATAATCCTTTAGCGGTTGTGCTGCACGAATCGGAAAATTCATTTTGATTTTGCCATCTTCAGCTTGCTCAATGATAAATATTCCGAGATTTTTAACATGAAAATGAATAGTTTTTTCAACGGTATAATCTTTAAATAATACAAATGCAGCTGCTAAAGTCGCATGTCCACAAAAATCAACTTCAAGTACAGGAGTAAACCAACGTATTTCAAAATGACTGTTATCAATTCTTTTCACAAAAGCAGTTTCTGCTAAGTTATTTTCTAAAGCAATATTCTGCATCAAAGCATCCTCTAGCCACTCATCTAAGACCAATACAGCAGCAGGATTTCCCTTAAATAAGTTTTGGCTAAAAGCATCGACTTGGTACATTTTCATGGTAAAACTCCTCATTTCCACTTATTTTAAGCCAAATCAAAAATGAATACAGATACAACATTTGTTTTTAAATAGATACAGATCTAAGTCCTATGCACTTAAACTTATTGTCATAATCAGCCGCTGCTTTAGAGATCAATCAATGTTATAACTCAGTATTGTTGGTAAAATAGTAGATATTTTATGAGAATAATCCATCATCTAATACCCAGTTTAATACTGAGTCTTTTTATGATTAGCCCCATTGTCCATGCAAAAAATACCACATGGATGGCAGGAACTCGCTATAAAGGACAAGTAACGGTCGTCATGCAAAATCATGCAAAGCTACTATGGAAATGTAATGGCAGTGTGTGTCGTGTGACAGGTTCTTTTGGTGAGCAGTTGTCACTTGAAGCATGTCAAGGTTTGGTAAGACATACAGGACCCTTGCGATTTTATAAAAATACTCACGGTCAAATTTGGAGTTATAAATCTGCTGAATTGGCGCAGTGTAATGCAGTACACACAAAAAAGCATCAGTAAATTTCACTCATTTACTGATGCTCCACGGGCTTAAATGACTTTATATTCTAGTCATTTTAACGCAAAAGTTTAACGATTTGATAATTCCAAATCAGCATCATTGCTCAAAATAGCCTGATCTGTTTGCCCCATAAATTGGCTGGTGACCATACCTGCCGTCATTGAACCATTGACATTCAATGCTGTGCGTCCCATATCAATCAAAGGTTCAATTGAAATCAGTAATGCAACCAAAGTCACAGGTAAGCCCATAATAGGCAATACAATCAAAGCAGCAAATGTTGCACCACCACCTACACCCGCAACCCCAATCGAGCTTAAAGTGACGATACAAACCAGCGTCAAAATCCACACTGGATCTAAAGGATTAATCCCCACTGTTGGCGCGACCATGACCGCAAGCATAGCAGGATATAAACCTGCACACCCATTTTGACCAATCGTGGTCCCAAAAGATGCTGAAAAACTGGCAATCGACTCAGGCACACCCAAACGTTGTGTTTGTGCTTCAATATTTAAAGGAATACTTGCTGCACTTGAACGACTGGTAAACGCAAAATTTAACACGGGTAATACTTTTTTAAAGAATCGCAGCGGATTAATTCCTGTCAAAGTTAAAATAATCGCATGGACAGCGAACATGATTGCCAATCCAAGATAGGATGCAACAAGAAATCCGCCCAGATTAATAATATCCACCATTTTAGAGCTGGCAACGACTTTGGTAATTAAAGCAAATACGCCATAAGGAGTCAGTAACATCACCAAACGTACAAGTTTCATCACCCATGCTTGTAAAGTATCAATGGCGGTGACAATACGTTGCCCTTTCTCAGGTGCATCTTTGATCAGCTGTATACCTGCCAAACCTAAAAAAGTCGCAAAAATCACCACACTAATAATTGAAGTCGGATGTGCACCTGTCATTTCGGCAAAAGGGTTAGTTGGAACAAAAGAAAGAATAAAATCAGGAACATTCAGATCAGTGACTTTACCGACATATTCGGCATTAATTTTGGCTAAACGTTCTGTTTCTTGTGTACCTTGTATCAAACCTGCTGCACTTAAACCAAATAAATTAGTAACAAATACTCCCACTAATGCTGCAATAAATGTTGTAGTTAATAAAGTACCAATACTATAAATACTTATTTTTCCGAGCGATGAGGCATCATGTAATTTGATTACCGCATTTAAAATTGAAACCAGGACCAACGGCATCACCACCATTTGTAAAAGTTTCACATAACCATTACCTACAATGTTAAACCACTGAATAGATTCAGCTAAAATCTCAGGTTGTGCGCCATAGATCCAATGTAATGCTAAGCCAAAAACGACACCTAAACACAAACCAGCAAAAACCTTTTTGGCTAAACTCCAGTCGGTTTTTCGGGTTTGTGAAAGTAAATAAATGAGAGCTAAGAATATTAAAATATTCAAAACGAGTGGATAATTCATTTAATTTTCCAAAATTTCGTACTGCCCTATTATATTGCAATTCAGCTGTAGCCATGATTTTTTAGCACTTTTATATATAACACTGTACTTTTTATTGGCAGATGAATTATTTGCAATATCAATATATTCGACTATATATCTAAAAAATTGCTAAGCTTTTCTGAAAATAAAATAAATCATGCAAAAAATCTAACATAAAACTCAAACCACAATCACATTTTTCTACATTGAAAGAAATGAATATTTCACACCATTGATGCTCCGTTCATGTACAACAGAAATATCCTTTAAATAAATCATGTTTATGACTTGCCAAGTACCACGAAGAGATTTAGGGTGAGTTTAAATATTGACCGAAAGATAAAAAATAGCATGGATGACACTCAAATTAGTAAAATTAAACTCAGCCTTTTCCTGTGCTTAAGTACATGCCTAGGCATCGGCTTATTTCGCTTTTCCTACACAGCCCTATTACCCTCAACGCGCGAAAGTTATGAATGGACAACAAATTTTGCCAGTATTTTGGGTAGTGCCAATTTATTCGGTTATTTGATTGGTGCATTTGTTGCGATGAAATTACCACAAAATCAAAGCATGGCAAAATATCTACGCTACGCTGCTTTTACCGGAACAATCAGTCTGTTAAGCTGTGCCTTTGCTGACTTTCCCAAGCTTTGGTATATCGTCTGGCGCACGATTTCAGGCATCAGTGGTGGTTTGCTGATGATTCTTGCACCCAGTGTTGTTGTGCAATGTTGTGCTGCTCAAGATCGCTTAAAAATTAATTTTATTGGTTTTAGTGGTATAGGCATTGGGGTGCTGTTAGCAACTTTATTTATGCCATTTTTAGACCGCATCTCCACACAGATGGCATGGCTCATTTTATTTGCATTTGCCTTATTTATTTGCTTCATTCTTTCTTATTTACTCAACATTTTCCAACAGCATTTAAGCCGTATTCAGAAAGTGACACAACAAGGCAGCATCATTGATGGCATGTATTTTTGCTTATTGATCGTCTATTCATGCAGTGCTTTTGCCTATGTACCACACTCATTATTTTGGATTGATTATTTAAGGAATACATTGAGTCTTGATTTATATCATATTAATTTAAATTGGATTTTATACGGTTCAGGTAGTGCCTTAGGTGCGGTGACAGCGTATCTCTGTGCACGAAAGTTTGGGCATTTTAGCGCTTTGAAACTTTTATATAGCGCTTATGTGATTGCAATTATCATTGCGGTGTTCAATATTCACCCTATATTGACTTATACCTCATCATTTTTTACAGGTCTGCTGAATCCTGCGGTGGTATTTTTGACCTCCTATACCATTATGCATTTATATGGTGGAGCATATAAAAAACTATGGAGTATGGCGACTTTATGTTTTGCATTGACGCAATTGATTGGTGGTTTATGTTTTAGTGCTTTGCAACATTTTGGTGTGTCTTATCATCAACAATTTGTTTTGGCGGCAACAGTTTTATTATTGGGAACGGTACAGTTTTTTTTCTATAGTTCACGAACTATTTTGCCTAAATATACACAGCATTAAGAGATTTTCTGATCCAAAAATATTTGAACTGTGTAGGAAATATTCCATCTATTTCCTACATAAAATCTAAATCAAGCAGTGAATTTATACGACAATTCACAAAATTTGTTTTGATGATTTGCATATGTTTCATCACACAATTCTCAAAAATACAATTTTCAAAATGACAGTCATTAATCATCAGTGTAATCAAATGCGCACCAATAAAATGGCAATTTTTAAATTCTGACTGAGCAATAAATGCACCGCGTAAATTACTCTTCACCCATGTAAAACCTGTTAAATTCAGCTGATTCAATCTGACTCGATGTAAATTCATCGCATTAAATTGATATTTTCCAATAAACACAGAACTTCTAAAATTTTGTTCAAACATAAAATCATACATCATTACCTCCCCTCATCGTTTTATCTCATTATTTTTAAATTACTTAGTTTTAAATCACTGAAAGACTTAATCCAATTGATCATCTATCTCTACAAGTTCAGCGTCAATAAAAAGCCCGCAAATTTTGCAGGCTCTGTTTGCGTTCTAAATCTTAATCCATATGTTGTATGATCGCATTTCCGAACTCAGAACAACGTAACAATGTAGCATTTTCCATTAAACGCTCAAAATCATAAGTCACAGTTTTCGCTGCAATTGCACCTGAAATACCCTTGATAATCAAATCAGCAGCTTCAATCCACCCCATATCACGCAGCATCATTTCTGCAGACAAAATGATTGAACCTGGGTTCACTTTGTCCTGACCTGCATATTTTGGTGCTGTGCCGTGTGTGGCTTCATATACAGCTATTGCACCACCAATATTTGCCCCTGGTGCAATCCCGATTCCTCCCACTTCTGCAGCCAAGGCATCAGAAACATAGTCACCGTTTAAATTTAAGGTTGCAATCACTGAATAATCTGCAGGGCGCATCAGGATTTGCTGTAAAAAGGCATCGGCAATCACATCTTTAATGACAATATCTTTACCCGTTTTAGGGTTTTTAATTTTCACCCAAGGACCACCATCGATTAGCTCTCCACCGAAACGCTCAATCGCAAGTTCATAGCCCCACTCTTTAAATGCACCTTCGGTATATTTCATGATATTGCCTTTATGAACTAACGTCACACTCGGCTTATCATGATCAATGGCAAATTGAATGGCTTTACGCACCAAACGCTGTGTACCCTCTTTAGACACAGGCTTAATGCCAATACCGCAATTGTCCTCAAAACGGATTTTTGTAACACCCATTTCTTCTTTTAAAAATTTAATGACTTTTTTCGCTTCAGGTGAATCAGCTTGCCATTCGATGCCTGCATAAATATCTTCTGAATTTTCACGAAAAATAACCATATCCGTCAATTCAGGATGACGTACTGGTGATGGTACACCTTTAAACCAACGTACAGGACGTACACAGACATAGAGGTCTAATTCTTGGCGCAATGCTACATTTAACGAGCGAATTCCCCCGCCAACAGGAGTAGTCAAAGGCCCTTTGATTGAGACTACATATTCACGCAAGGCCTCAAAAGTTTCTTCTGGCATATAAGTGCCATAAATTTTATTGGCTTTTTCACCGCAATACACTTCCATCCATTCAATGCAACGTTTACTTCCATAAGCTTTTTGTACGGCTGCATTCACCACATTTTTCATGGTTGGGGTAATATCGACGCCAATACCATCGCCTTCAATAAATGGGATAATGGGATGATTGGGAACATTTAAGGATAAATCTGCATTAACTGTAATTTTGCTGCCATCCGCAGGTACAACGATCTTTTGATAACCCATTGTGCAGGTGCTCCCTTTTTATAATTAGCATTTGTAAAATAAAAATAATTGCTCAGAAACGATTTGTTCCATCTGTGTTTATTTATAACAGATTAATCGAATTTGCATACTTTTGAGATTTATATCAGGAATAACTACATTTCTCTATTGAATGAAATACATTGTTTTTACATTGATCTCAATTCACGTCTATTTCTATGATCATTTTTATTTTAAATTCAATATCACATCAGGGTTTATAGCCCCAAATTGCTCATGTCTATTTAAGTCAAGCCTTTCTAAGAGCAAATATCTATAGAGAAATGTGCAGAGCATCAAATTTAATTCTGTTATAATCCATAACATTCTGTGGGCTTCAATTTTTCCGCACTCCCACGCCCCTTTTTTTAAATGGGTAAGTCAACGGTTCACCTCGTTCATACCCCACGATATTTCTATTTAAACAGTTAATTTTATGAAAATTGTTATTCTCAATAAACCTTATGGGGTTCTCTCCCAATTCCGTAAAGATGAAGCCCACATGACCATGTCTGACTTCGTCCAAGATTCGACTTTGCGTTTGGCAGGTCGTTTGGACATGGACTCAGAAGGTTTGGTCTTTCTTACCGATCACGGCGGACTCAACCAATATATTACCAACCCTGCCAATAAAAAATTTAAAACCTATTTAGTTCAAGTCGATGGTGACGTGACTGATGAAGCTTTAGAGCAACTGCGTCAAGGTGTTGAACTCAAAGATGGTATGACTTTGCCTGCTAAAGCTGAAAAAGTTGAGCAACCAGCATGGTTATGGGAGCGTGATCCTCCTGTACGTTTCCGTGCCAATATTCCAACCTCTTGGATTGAAATTTCAATCTGTGAAGGTCGTAACCGCCAAGTTCGTCGTATGACTTCGGCTGTGGGTTTTCCAACTTTGCGTTTAATTCGGACGAAAATTGGTGCGATTGATTTAGTACAAATGGCTTTACAACCAGGGGAAACTAAAGAAATCGAACCTCTTTTATATCCTGACTTTCAAAATGTACCTGCGGAAGAACCTTATCGTTCACGTTCTTATGTGAAAAAACCGGGTGGTACAGGCGGTAAACCGATGGTTCGTAAAAATAAAGATGGCTCTGTGAAAAAGTCAGGGACAAAGCGTATTTGGCAGATGGATGAAAGTGAAAGACCAAAACGTAAAACTAATGGCACCACACGTCCAAACACTAAAGCACCACGTGGTCGGGGGCGTAACGGACGTTAATTTTTAAGCTTTTAAAAAGCTCACACAGTGGGCTTTTTTAATTTTCTCACTCCCATAAGCCCATATTTTGATCATCATTGTAATACACCGATTTTCAATCCTCTAAATTTCAGCAGCTATTCATCTTGTCTTAGCGCTAGCAAAATGTTATTTATGATACATTATTTTATATTTAAAAATAATTAAGTATCACTAATAGGATTTTAATATGACACAGGATTTGCAAAAAAATGTTTTTGAAAATGATGCCGTGATGCAAAATTTAGGTGTTCATCTTGATCACTATGCACATAAAACAGCACAGCTTTCCTTAACCATTACGACTCAACACACGCAAGGACATGGAACATGCCATGGTGGTATCATCTTTACGCTTGCAGATGGTGCATTTGCGGTTGCCTGTAATTCTGAAACGACTGCGGTTGGGCAACATTGTACGATTAGCTATTTAAAACCAGCAAAAGTCGGCGATACATTAACTGCAAAAGCGCTATTCAAAGCCCCTAGCGGTCGTTCTGAAATTTACGATATTACGCTTACCAACCAACACAATGAAATTATTGCAGAATTTCGAGGTGTATCACGCATGGTCAAGAAGATTCAAAACACTTAATATGACCAAAAGCAGATAAGACAGAACAGATCACTCAATATTGCGGTAAACCTTTGAGCTTTTTTACAGCACTCAAGTACAATAGTTTTCTGAACTTAGACGTTCCGCTTATGGTTTTCTGTATAAAAAGCTTTAGGCTATAGCACATACTATTAAATGATCAGGATCAAGGTCAATGTCACAACAAGATTATGAAAATGGCTTAAAAGTTCGCACAGAAGTCATGGGCGAAAGTTTTGTAAAACGTGCACAAGAAAATACTGTGCCTTTCACACAACCTTTACAAGATTGGATTAATGAACATGCATGGGGTTCTACTTGGCAACGTGAAGGCGTGTTACCACGTAAATATCGCTCTCTCATTACCATTGCTTTTTTAACGGCGCAAAAAAGCCCAACTGAATTAAAAGGCCACGTGCGTGGCGCCTTAAACAATGGAGCAACTGTTGAAGAAATCCAAGAAGTTCTGTTGCATAGCCTTCCTTATTGTGGAGCACCTGCCACGCAAGAAGCTTTTCGTGCGGCACTAGAAGTAATTAATGAATACTCACAAACTAAATAGAATAGAAATAACAGAATAAGGCTAGTTCCAATCTAGCCTTCATAAACTATATATTTTAAATCTAAATTGTAGTTTTAAGCCCCCAAAATACACATCATTTAATGAGTCAATATCTTTATAGAGGGTTTCATTATCTGACTTAAAATTACTTCAGAATCGTCCAAAGGTGACTATGATCATGATCTTAATTTTTAGTCTTCAATGATCCAACTCATTCTATTAATGATGCCAATCTTCGGATTGGCTTTTTTGTGGTAACCTTTTAGGCTATAACGCTCTAATGCTTTGGATTTTTGAATATGTCTGATCTCCCTATTTCAACTGAATTATATAACCGTGCAATGGCTGGCAACCGTAATGCTCAATTTGAACTTGCTGAAATTTATATGCAAAGTGAAAAAGATGAACATGTTGAATTGGCAGAAGAATGGGCACTCAAAGCCGCACAATTGGGGCATGTTGAAGCGATGTACTGGTTGGGCGAAGGCTATGCAGTCTATGCAAAAGACATGTTAGAAGAAGATCCTGAAGAAGCGAAAGCCTACTTTGAACATGCACATCGTTGGTTAGAACAAGCTGTTAAACACAATCACCCTGCTGCCATTTTTGAATTAGCCAATTTTTACCGCCGTGGTGATGTGGTAGAAAAAAATGTGCTTAAATCCATCGAAATGCTAGAACAAGCCGCTAAACTTGGCGAAGTACAAGCCATGCGTGATCTTGTCGCCATTTATGAACATGGTTTGGGTGTGGATATTAATGAAGCAAAAGCTGATTTTTGGGCAGAAAAAGTGCAAGCTGCAGAATAAAGGTAATAGGCTCATTGAATATGTTTTTCAATGAGCTTATTCATTCTGATCAAAAAGCTTCAAGATTAAACTGATCGCTTAATTCAAAAATATAATGAAAGACATAATTTAACAGAACGAACATTGTGATTTCAAAGAATAGAAGAAGCTATCTAATCTCAGCTTACAAAATTAGGCATTGAGATACAGCTCGATGAATAAAGCAACAAGATCACATTGGAATCAAAGCAATTTCCAAGTACAATACGCCACAGTCGAGGGATGCTGCGACTTTCTTACAGGCACTAAATGTAAGATCGCTAGGCTCGACCATCGGTATTCTATTCAGATATACCAACAACGGCATCCGCGAACATACTGATCAATTTTTATTTTTATTAAGGAGATCGTGATGAACGCGGTTAATGCTTCATTTACAGATTATAAAGTTGCCGATATTTCACTTGCAGACTATGGTCGCAAAGAAATCAAACTTGCTGAAGCAGAAATGCCAGCTTTAATGGGTCTTCGTAAGCGTTATGCTGCTGCAAAACCACTTGCAGGTGCAAAAATTCTTGGCTGTATCCACATGACCATTCAAACTGCTGTTCTCATTGAAACACTGGTTGAATTAGGCGCAGAAGTTCG
The DNA window shown above is from Acinetobacter piscicola and carries:
- a CDS encoding YbfB/YjiJ family MFS transporter, with the protein product MDDTQISKIKLSLFLCLSTCLGIGLFRFSYTALLPSTRESYEWTTNFASILGSANLFGYLIGAFVAMKLPQNQSMAKYLRYAAFTGTISLLSCAFADFPKLWYIVWRTISGISGGLLMILAPSVVVQCCAAQDRLKINFIGFSGIGIGVLLATLFMPFLDRISTQMAWLILFAFALFICFILSYLLNIFQQHLSRIQKVTQQGSIIDGMYFCLLIVYSCSAFAYVPHSLFWIDYLRNTLSLDLYHINLNWILYGSGSALGAVTAYLCARKFGHFSALKLLYSAYVIAIIIAVFNIHPILTYTSSFFTGLLNPAVVFLTSYTIMHLYGGAYKKLWSMATLCFALTQLIGGLCFSALQHFGVSYHQQFVLAATVLLLGTVQFFFYSSRTILPKYTQH
- a CDS encoding pentapeptide repeat-containing protein, with the protein product MMYDFMFEQNFRSSVFIGKYQFNAMNLHRVRLNQLNLTGFTWVKSNLRGAFIAQSEFKNCHFIGAHLITLMINDCHFENCIFENCVMKHMQIIKTNFVNCRINSLLDLDFM
- the icd gene encoding NADP-dependent isocitrate dehydrogenase, with protein sequence MGYQKIVVPADGSKITVNADLSLNVPNHPIIPFIEGDGIGVDITPTMKNVVNAAVQKAYGSKRCIEWMEVYCGEKANKIYGTYMPEETFEALREYVVSIKGPLTTPVGGGIRSLNVALRQELDLYVCVRPVRWFKGVPSPVRHPELTDMVIFRENSEDIYAGIEWQADSPEAKKVIKFLKEEMGVTKIRFEDNCGIGIKPVSKEGTQRLVRKAIQFAIDHDKPSVTLVHKGNIMKYTEGAFKEWGYELAIERFGGELIDGGPWVKIKNPKTGKDIVIKDVIADAFLQQILMRPADYSVIATLNLNGDYVSDALAAEVGGIGIAPGANIGGAIAVYEATHGTAPKYAGQDKVNPGSIILSAEMMLRDMGWIEAADLIIKGISGAIAAKTVTYDFERLMENATLLRCSEFGNAIIQHMD
- a CDS encoding pseudouridine synthase, coding for MKIVILNKPYGVLSQFRKDEAHMTMSDFVQDSTLRLAGRLDMDSEGLVFLTDHGGLNQYITNPANKKFKTYLVQVDGDVTDEALEQLRQGVELKDGMTLPAKAEKVEQPAWLWERDPPVRFRANIPTSWIEISICEGRNRQVRRMTSAVGFPTLRLIRTKIGAIDLVQMALQPGETKEIEPLLYPDFQNVPAEEPYRSRSYVKKPGGTGGKPMVRKNKDGSVKKSGTKRIWQMDESERPKRKTNGTTRPNTKAPRGRGRNGR
- the paaI gene encoding hydroxyphenylacetyl-CoA thioesterase PaaI, whose protein sequence is MTQDLQKNVFENDAVMQNLGVHLDHYAHKTAQLSLTITTQHTQGHGTCHGGIIFTLADGAFAVACNSETTAVGQHCTISYLKPAKVGDTLTAKALFKAPSGRSEIYDITLTNQHNEIIAEFRGVSRMVKKIQNT
- a CDS encoding carboxymuconolactone decarboxylase family protein; its protein translation is MSQQDYENGLKVRTEVMGESFVKRAQENTVPFTQPLQDWINEHAWGSTWQREGVLPRKYRSLITIAFLTAQKSPTELKGHVRGALNNGATVEEIQEVLLHSLPYCGAPATQEAFRAALEVINEYSQTK
- a CDS encoding tetratricopeptide repeat protein, producing MSDLPISTELYNRAMAGNRNAQFELAEIYMQSEKDEHVELAEEWALKAAQLGHVEAMYWLGEGYAVYAKDMLEEDPEEAKAYFEHAHRWLEQAVKHNHPAAIFELANFYRRGDVVEKNVLKSIEMLEQAAKLGEVQAMRDLVAIYEHGLGVDINEAKADFWAEKVQAAE